The segment GAGGGATTGCACGGCCTGGCCCAGCGCTATTACCTCAAGGCCCTGGAACTCGCGGGTGGAGCAGGCGACCATCTGACGTACTGCACGACCCTCCGCGGGATGAGTGTTCAGGCCGCAGGACTGGGGCATGGAGCGAGGGCACTGAACCTGGCCGATGCGGCAGCAGCGGCCTCCCCGGCCGCCGGGCCCCGGATGCGAGCCTTCCTCGTGGGCCAACAGGCGCATGCTGCCGCGATGACGGGCGATAAGACGAGAGCCCTGCGTGAGATGCGAGAAGCGGAGGCAGCGCTGGAACGCGCCGACAGCCGGATCGCGGTCACCGGCCGGTACGACTCCGCCGCGCTGCATTTCCACATCTCGGAGATGCGCTACGCACTCGGCGACGTAGCCGGCTCCATCGATTCCATGACCCGTTCCAACCAGCTCAGGTTCGCTGTGTACCGGCGCTCACGCGTGCGACACAACGGTCTGCTCGCGGAACGGCAGTTCCAGCTCGGCCACCTCGAAGCCGCCTGCCAGAGCTGGAAGGCCGCCCTGAGCGAATACCCCCTCGTCCAGTCCGGCCGCGTCGACGACGGCATGCGCAGCATGGTCCGGCTCACCCGGCCGCACCTCGGCAACGCCCATGTCCGCGCCCTGCACGACCAGGCCCGGGCCACGCTCCCCCACACCATGTTCACCCGGGTCCCGCGCGGCTGAGCTTGCTGACAGACGACGACGAAGATCAGCACACTGAGCACATGCGCTATGACACGAGAGCCCGGAGAGCCGGGCTCAAGGGCGTGAAGGCCCTCATCTGGCCGGCCATTTTCGTCGCCTCACCGGTGTTGCTGATAGCCGGAGCACCGATCCGCAGCCGCTACCTCCGCTACATCTACCGCGATGAGGCCCCGCAGATTGTCGACAAGGAGCACGGCCGGGTCAGCGCCCACTACTTCGTGGTCGCTCACCCTCTTCTCGAATGGCTCTGCCGGCCCACAGAAGCACTCGCCCACCTCATCAAACGCCGAAGTCGAACGAGAAACTGAGTGCCTTTCGTTTCATGATCATGCGATGGGTGCGGCATGAGCGCGTTCGAGGCGGTCACCAGGCCGCCCGGGCCGGGCGCGACTGAGACACCACCTGTCCGATCCGGCCGAGGAAGCGGACACCGAACCGCAGACCTCGGCCGGATCGCCGGCAGCGCGGATGACCCCTTCGGACGAGATCTCCTCGTCATGGACTCAACGAACGGGCCCGGCAGTTTCTTGCCGCCCGGCTAGAAGGTGCGGGTCGTTGCCCACGAAGCCTGATTCCACGGGCGGCTCAGGTCGACGGTGATACCGGAGAGCCGTCTGTCGAAGCCCAGCTGGCCGGTGTACCGGCCTCTGGATCCATTCGACCAGCGCAGGATGAAGTTGATGGACGTGCCGTCCACCACCGCGCCGTTCTCGATCGTTCCGGTGGTGCCGCCGGAGGATCCGCTGCCCCAGAGCCGCCCGTCACCGTCCTGACCCAAATTGACCGTGGTCATGTGTCCGTTGCTCTGGTGGATCTGCCAGACACCAGCGGCCCAGAAGCCGGGCGCGAGGGCGATCGCACCCGGTGCGGCCGAGGGTGCGGCGGGTGCGGCCTGGGCCGCGGGGGCGAGGGCGAGTCCGCTGATGGCCAGGGCCAGGGCAAGCCCGGCCGTGGCGAGTTTGGTGCGCATGGGTGATCCCTTCGTCGACTCTTTCCAGGTCGGAAGAACTGTTCCCACACGTGCAAGAGACCCGAGAGCGATAAGGAGAGTCGGGTCGAAGCGAGTATCTCCGCGCTCAAGGCACGTGGCGACGCTCCTTCCGGCCAAAGGCCGACCGTCCCCCACGGCGGTTGCCACAGCCACAGCTCGGCATCGACGCCGGAACCGGCTCCGCTTCCGGCCGACCAGCCGACTGCGCCGACCGCTGCTCGTGCCGGTTCGACCGGCACGAGCGGCAGGCACGTTACTCGACGGCGGTTCCCTCCAGTTCGACCAGCTGGCCGGGGATCGCCAGTCGGGTCACCCCGAGCATGGTCGTGGTCGGCGCCACCCGCGCGGCGCCCAGACGCGACGTCAGCCCGCCGTAGTGCTGGAAGAGGAGGTCGACATCCGTCGTGTAGACATTGAGCCGGACCAGGTTCGCGAGGGACATGCCCGCCTCATGGAGCACCGCCTCCAGATTGTCGAGACTCAGTGCCAGCTGGGCCGCCATATCGCCCTCGTGCCGGGGCTTGCCGTCGCTGTCCATCGCGGTCTGCCCCGAGCAGTACAGCGTGCGGGTCTCCCCCGAGACGATCTCGCCCTGGTTGAATCCCAGATCCAGCGACCAGGTCACCGGGTTGACCGCCGTTCGTACCAATGCCACAGGAGCTCCATTCTTATCGACGGGGGTCCCCGTCTCCTGACCTCGTGGTGAGAGCCTCCCAACCGAAGTACGACATCCTGTGTCACGTATTCCAAGCGGGGGGTTTTCCGATGCGCGCCGACCGGCTGGTCTCGCTGGTACTGCTGCTCCGTCAGCGCGGCCGGCTGTCCGCGGCCACGCTCGCCCGCGAGCTGGAGGTGTCCACCCGTACCGTGCTGCGGGACATCGAGGCACTGTCCGCCGCCGGTGTCCCGGTCTACGCCGAGCGCGGGCGGCTCGGCGGGTTCGCGCTGCTGCCCGGTTTTCAGACGGAGCTCACCGGGCTGAACCATGACGAGGCGCTCGCCCTGCTGGTCGCCGGGTCACGGCGTGGCGCGCAGGTGTTCGGCCTGGGGTCGGCGCTCGCTTCGGCCGTGCTCAAGGTGGTGGACGCGCTGCCCGAGGGGCATCGGGACACCGCGGCCGATGCCGCGCGGCGGCTGCTCATCGACCCGGACACCGATCTCCTCTCGCGCGGTACGGCCGCCGAGGAGTTGCCCGACACCGTGGCGGGCGAGGTGCGGCGCGCGGTGTTCGCCGGACACCGGCTGCGGATTCACTACGCGGCCCTGGACCAACCCCCGAAATGGCGCACCGTGGATCCGATCGGCCTGGTCACCGTGCGCGGCCAGGGCTACTTGCTGGCGAAGCGGTCCGGCGCGGACCGCACCTACCGGCTGGCCCGGGTGCTGGCCGCCGAGGAGCTCGACGAACCCGCGCGGCGGCCGGAACGGGTCGATCTGGACCGGGCCTGGCAGGAGCGCAGCGCGCGGTTCCGGACCGGTGGCGACCAGATCGCCGTACTGGTCGGGCTGAACCCGGAACGGCGCGAGGAGTTGGTGGGCACGGCACTCGTCGTGCTCGCCGAGGAGACCGACCCGGACGGGCGGCTGCGGATGGAGGTGACCTTCCAGGACGCGCGGCACGCCGAATGGGCGCTGTGGCAGCTCGCGCCGGAAGCGGAAGCCCTCGCCCCGCGGTGGCTGCGCGCCTCACTGCTCAACCGTGCCGCCGCGATGGCCACCCGCTACGGGGCAGCGTCCGGGGACGGCCACCGCCGTCCCCGGTGATGGGTGTCACGGCCTGCGCGGCACGGCCTCCCGTACGTCGTGGAGGTGGATCAGGGCGTCGAAGGCGCGGCCGAGTGCCAGGTCGTAGAGGGGGTAGTTGTCGTGGAACAGGGTGCCGATGCTGCGGGTGGGGCGGGCGGTCTCCAGCCAGCGGCGGGCGGTGGGCGGGGCGGCGCGCAGATCGGCGTAGAAGTCGCGGTGCCGGACCCGGTCCAGGGTGTGCTCGTTGGTGCCGGGGGCGGCCGCGCCGACGGTGAACGTCTTCCAGTCGCCGCCGATGGCGGTGGACTTGGAGAGGAAGGAACCCCGGTCGAAGGTCATGG is part of the Streptomyces qinzhouensis genome and harbors:
- a CDS encoding transcriptional regulator; protein product: MDPSRRGVLGVGLFSVALTVPGWQDVVARAEALNTGKATRIGMPDVEMVRTMTDMVSELDDQYGGRHARPLAATILVNTVADGLRSDAHPEVHKAMMGAASDLCYLTGYMAVDEGLHGLAQRYYLKALELAGGAGDHLTYCTTLRGMSVQAAGLGHGARALNLADAAAAASPAAGPRMRAFLVGQQAHAAAMTGDKTRALREMREAEAALERADSRIAVTGRYDSAALHFHISEMRYALGDVAGSIDSMTRSNQLRFAVYRRSRVRHNGLLAERQFQLGHLEAACQSWKAALSEYPLVQSGRVDDGMRSMVRLTRPHLGNAHVRALHDQARATLPHTMFTRVPRG
- a CDS encoding RidA family protein; its protein translation is MVRTAVNPVTWSLDLGFNQGEIVSGETRTLYCSGQTAMDSDGKPRHEGDMAAQLALSLDNLEAVLHEAGMSLANLVRLNVYTTDVDLLFQHYGGLTSRLGAARVAPTTTMLGVTRLAIPGQLVELEGTAVE
- a CDS encoding helix-turn-helix transcriptional regulator: MRADRLVSLVLLLRQRGRLSAATLARELEVSTRTVLRDIEALSAAGVPVYAERGRLGGFALLPGFQTELTGLNHDEALALLVAGSRRGAQVFGLGSALASAVLKVVDALPEGHRDTAADAARRLLIDPDTDLLSRGTAAEELPDTVAGEVRRAVFAGHRLRIHYAALDQPPKWRTVDPIGLVTVRGQGYLLAKRSGADRTYRLARVLAAEELDEPARRPERVDLDRAWQERSARFRTGGDQIAVLVGLNPERREELVGTALVVLAEETDPDGRLRMEVTFQDARHAEWALWQLAPEAEALAPRWLRASLLNRAAAMATRYGAASGDGHRRPR